From a single Arachis hypogaea cultivar Tifrunner chromosome 3, arahy.Tifrunner.gnm2.J5K5, whole genome shotgun sequence genomic region:
- the LOC112792795 gene encoding uncharacterized protein yields MDKKVKWSWTSALIGAASAVAATAVLSAKPKDPTFHLISINFTSFKLSLPTILDAELVLTVHVTNPNIAPIHYSSTAMSIFYKGSLLGSAAVAAGSQPPRSCQLLRLPARLRGLELAQHAKCFVADVARREMVLDAAVDISGTARVLWWDHNFKVHVDSHVTVDPVFLDVIDQENTSELELFAA; encoded by the coding sequence ATGGACAAAAAGGTCAAGTGGAGCTGGACCTCCGCGCTTATCGGAGCGGCATCAGCGGTGGCAGCCACGGCGGTGCTCTCAGCGAAGCCCAAGGACCCCACCTTCCACCTTATCTCCATCAACTTCACATCTTTCAAGCTCAGCCTTCCAACCATCCTCGATGCAGAACTAGTCCTCACCGTCCATGTCACCAACCCCAACATCGCACCCATTCACTACTCCTCCACCGCCATGTCCATATTCTACAAGGGATCCCTCCTCGGCTCCGCCGCTGTAGCTGCCGGCTCCCAGCCCCCACGCTCCTGCCAGCTCCTCCGCCTCCCTGCGCGCCTCCGCGGCCTGGAGCTCGCCCAGCACGCCAAGTGCTTCGTCGCTGACGTGGCCAGGCGGGAGATGGTGCTTGACGCCGCCGTGGATATCAGCGGCACCGCCAGGGTGCTTTGGTGGGACCACAATTTTAAGGTGCACGTTGACAGCCACGTTACTGTCGATCCTGTGTTCCTTGATGTCATTGATCAGGAAAATACTTCGGAACTTGAACTTTTTGCCGCTTAA
- the LOC112784390 gene encoding uncharacterized protein At2g27730, mitochondrial, whose product MAMRVAARNASRRLFSSGSGKILSEEEKAAENAYFKKAEQEKLEKLARKGPQSEAKPATGSGGSVPDAKPSGSAHTDASAEKVSTDKYRNYAVVAGTITFLSGLGWYLKGTAKKPEVQD is encoded by the exons ATGGCAATGCGGGTGGCTGCAAGAAATGCATCTAGAAGGCTATTTAGCAGCGGCTCTGGAAAAATACTCAGTGAGGAGGAGAAGGCCGCTGAAAATGCATACTTTAAG AAAGCTGAGCAAGAGAAGTTGGAGAAGCTTGCTCGCAAG GGACCTCAATCAGAAGCCAAGCCAGCCACAGGCTCAGGGGGTTCAGTACCTGATGCCAAGCCCAGTGGCTCAGCACATACAGATGCATCAGCTGAAAAGGTTTCAACTGACAAGTACCGGAATTATGCAGTTGTGGCAGGTACAATAACATTTCTTAGTGGTTTGGGTTGGTACCTCAAGGGCACTGCAAAAAAGCCAGAGGTGCAGGATTGA
- the LOC112784404 gene encoding heterogeneous nuclear ribonucleoprotein Q isoform X1 — MPRGKANSSSVAKPSEPENPAESDEKIDFDDANDAEETMEEEIEYEEVEEEEEVEEIEEVEEEEEDPEEVEVVEEEEEEEDPEEVEVVEEEKEEEDPEEVEEVEEMEEDNSMQNSSKAEDKDEKKKHADLLSLPPHGSEVYIGDIPLDASTEDLKAFCESIGEVAEVRVMKGKDSSENKGFGFVTFKSVELASKAIKELNSKAFKGRKIKCSTAQAKHRLFIGNVPRNWGDEDLRKVVSDVAPGVTGLELVKDMKNTKNNRGFAFIDYYNHACAEYSRQKMMSSTFKLGDNAPTVSWADPKNADSSASSQVRAVYVKNLPRNVTQEQMKKLFEHHGKITKVVLPPPKSGQEKNRIGFVHFAERSSAMKALKNTERYELEGQILNCSLAKPQADQKSGGSNLQKPGLLPSYSPHVGYGLVGALGAGYGSPGFAQMPSMYGRGAPAEISMMPMLLADGRIGYVLQQPGRGVHSRTPPFFQRGGWGGGGGSSSRNASSSSKGRHNNNSSQGHRYRPY, encoded by the exons ATGCCACGGGGAAAGGCAAATTCTTCATCAGTTGCTAAGCCATCCGAGCCTGAAAATCCAGCTGAATCTGATGAAAAGATCGATTTTGATGATGCAAATGATGCTGAGGAAACAatggaagaagaaattgaatatgaagaagtagaagaagaagaggaagtggaagaaatagaagaggtggaagaagaggaagaggatccGGAGGAGGTTGAGGTggtggaggaggaagaggaggaagaggatccGGAGGAGGTTGAGGTGGTGGAGGAGGAAAAGGAGGAAGAGGATCCGGAGGAGGTGGAAGAGgttgaagaaatggaagaagataATAGCATGCAAAACAGTAGCAAGGCAGAAGATAAGGATGAGAAGAAAAAGCATGCTGATCTTCTATCTCTTCCTCCTCATGGGTCTGAAGTATATATTGGTGATATTCCACTTGATGCCTCGACTGAGGATTTGAAAGCATTTTGTGAGTCTATTGGGGAAGTTGCAGAG GTTCGTGTAATGAAAGGAAAAGATTCTTCTGAGAATAAGGGATTTGGTTTTGTGACATTTAAAAGTGTGGAATTGGCTTCTAAAGCCATCAAGGAGCTGAACAGTAAAGCATTTAag ggtagaaaaataaaatgttcAACTGCTCAAGCAAAACACCGTCTTTTTATTGGCAATGTTCCCAGAAACTGGGGTGATGAAGATCTCAGGAAGGTTGTATCTGATGTTGCACCTGGAGTTACTGGTTTAGAACTAGTCAAG GATATGAAGAACACTAAAAATAACCGTGGATTTGCTTTTATTGACTATTATAATCATGCATGTGCTGAATATTCAAGACAAAAGATGATGAGCTCAACATTTAAGCTAGGTGACAATGCTCCAACGGTGAGCTGGGCTGACCCTAAAAATGCTGATTCCTCTGCTTCATCTCAG GTGAGGGCAGTATATGTGAAGAACTTGCCTAGGAATGTAACTCAGGAGCAGATGAAGAAGCTTTTTGAACACCATGGGAAGATCACAAAGGTGGTTCTTCCACCACCAAAGTCTGGGCAGGAAAAGAATAGAATAGGTTTTGTACATTTTGCAGAGAGGTCAAGTGCTATGAAAGCACTAAAAAACACTGAAAGATATGAATTAGAAG GTCAAATTTTGAACTGCTCTCTAGCAAAGCCACAGGCTGATCAAAAGTCTGGAGGATCAAACTTGCAGAAGCCAGGATTGCTTCCAAGCTATTCCCCACATGTTGGTTACGGTTTGGTTGGTGCCCTTGGCGCGGGATATGGTTCCCCAGGTTTTGCACAGATG CCCTCAATGTATGGAAGGGGTGCTCCTGCTGAAATTTCCATGATGCCTATGCTTCTGGCCGACGGTCGGATTGGATATGTCTT GCAACAACCAGGTCGGGGAGTGCACTCACGAACACCACCCTTCTttcagagaggtggctggggtggtggtggtgggagtAGCAGCAGGAATGCTAGCAGTTCAAGTAAAGGAAGGCACAATAATAATAGTAGCCAGGGGCATAGATACCGCCCATATTAG
- the LOC112784404 gene encoding heterogeneous nuclear ribonucleoprotein Q isoform X2 has translation MPRGKANSSSVAKPSEPENPAESDEKIDFDDANDAEETMEEEIEYEEVEEEEEVEEIEEVEEEEEDPEEVEVVEEEEEEEDPEEVEEVEEMEEDNSMQNSSKAEDKDEKKKHADLLSLPPHGSEVYIGDIPLDASTEDLKAFCESIGEVAEVRVMKGKDSSENKGFGFVTFKSVELASKAIKELNSKAFKGRKIKCSTAQAKHRLFIGNVPRNWGDEDLRKVVSDVAPGVTGLELVKDMKNTKNNRGFAFIDYYNHACAEYSRQKMMSSTFKLGDNAPTVSWADPKNADSSASSQVRAVYVKNLPRNVTQEQMKKLFEHHGKITKVVLPPPKSGQEKNRIGFVHFAERSSAMKALKNTERYELEGQILNCSLAKPQADQKSGGSNLQKPGLLPSYSPHVGYGLVGALGAGYGSPGFAQMPSMYGRGAPAEISMMPMLLADGRIGYVLQQPGRGVHSRTPPFFQRGGWGGGGGSSSRNASSSSKGRHNNNSSQGHRYRPY, from the exons ATGCCACGGGGAAAGGCAAATTCTTCATCAGTTGCTAAGCCATCCGAGCCTGAAAATCCAGCTGAATCTGATGAAAAGATCGATTTTGATGATGCAAATGATGCTGAGGAAACAatggaagaagaaattgaatatgaagaagtagaagaagaagaggaagtggaagaaatagaagaggtggaagaagaggaagaggatccGGAGGAGGTTGAGGTggtggaggaggaagaggaggaagaggatccGGAGGAG GTGGAAGAGgttgaagaaatggaagaagataATAGCATGCAAAACAGTAGCAAGGCAGAAGATAAGGATGAGAAGAAAAAGCATGCTGATCTTCTATCTCTTCCTCCTCATGGGTCTGAAGTATATATTGGTGATATTCCACTTGATGCCTCGACTGAGGATTTGAAAGCATTTTGTGAGTCTATTGGGGAAGTTGCAGAG GTTCGTGTAATGAAAGGAAAAGATTCTTCTGAGAATAAGGGATTTGGTTTTGTGACATTTAAAAGTGTGGAATTGGCTTCTAAAGCCATCAAGGAGCTGAACAGTAAAGCATTTAag ggtagaaaaataaaatgttcAACTGCTCAAGCAAAACACCGTCTTTTTATTGGCAATGTTCCCAGAAACTGGGGTGATGAAGATCTCAGGAAGGTTGTATCTGATGTTGCACCTGGAGTTACTGGTTTAGAACTAGTCAAG GATATGAAGAACACTAAAAATAACCGTGGATTTGCTTTTATTGACTATTATAATCATGCATGTGCTGAATATTCAAGACAAAAGATGATGAGCTCAACATTTAAGCTAGGTGACAATGCTCCAACGGTGAGCTGGGCTGACCCTAAAAATGCTGATTCCTCTGCTTCATCTCAG GTGAGGGCAGTATATGTGAAGAACTTGCCTAGGAATGTAACTCAGGAGCAGATGAAGAAGCTTTTTGAACACCATGGGAAGATCACAAAGGTGGTTCTTCCACCACCAAAGTCTGGGCAGGAAAAGAATAGAATAGGTTTTGTACATTTTGCAGAGAGGTCAAGTGCTATGAAAGCACTAAAAAACACTGAAAGATATGAATTAGAAG GTCAAATTTTGAACTGCTCTCTAGCAAAGCCACAGGCTGATCAAAAGTCTGGAGGATCAAACTTGCAGAAGCCAGGATTGCTTCCAAGCTATTCCCCACATGTTGGTTACGGTTTGGTTGGTGCCCTTGGCGCGGGATATGGTTCCCCAGGTTTTGCACAGATG CCCTCAATGTATGGAAGGGGTGCTCCTGCTGAAATTTCCATGATGCCTATGCTTCTGGCCGACGGTCGGATTGGATATGTCTT GCAACAACCAGGTCGGGGAGTGCACTCACGAACACCACCCTTCTttcagagaggtggctggggtggtggtggtgggagtAGCAGCAGGAATGCTAGCAGTTCAAGTAAAGGAAGGCACAATAATAATAGTAGCCAGGGGCATAGATACCGCCCATATTAG
- the LOC112784404 gene encoding heterogeneous nuclear ribonucleoprotein Q isoform X3 translates to MPRGKANSSSVAKPSEPENPAESDEKIDFDDANDAEETMEEEIEYEEVEEEEEVEEIEEVEEEEEDPEEVEEVEEMEEDNSMQNSSKAEDKDEKKKHADLLSLPPHGSEVYIGDIPLDASTEDLKAFCESIGEVAEVRVMKGKDSSENKGFGFVTFKSVELASKAIKELNSKAFKGRKIKCSTAQAKHRLFIGNVPRNWGDEDLRKVVSDVAPGVTGLELVKDMKNTKNNRGFAFIDYYNHACAEYSRQKMMSSTFKLGDNAPTVSWADPKNADSSASSQVRAVYVKNLPRNVTQEQMKKLFEHHGKITKVVLPPPKSGQEKNRIGFVHFAERSSAMKALKNTERYELEGQILNCSLAKPQADQKSGGSNLQKPGLLPSYSPHVGYGLVGALGAGYGSPGFAQMPSMYGRGAPAEISMMPMLLADGRIGYVLQQPGRGVHSRTPPFFQRGGWGGGGGSSSRNASSSSKGRHNNNSSQGHRYRPY, encoded by the exons ATGCCACGGGGAAAGGCAAATTCTTCATCAGTTGCTAAGCCATCCGAGCCTGAAAATCCAGCTGAATCTGATGAAAAGATCGATTTTGATGATGCAAATGATGCTGAGGAAACAatggaagaagaaattgaatatgaagaagtagaagaagaagaggaagtggaagaaatagaagaggtggaagaagaggaagaggatccGGAGGAG GTGGAAGAGgttgaagaaatggaagaagataATAGCATGCAAAACAGTAGCAAGGCAGAAGATAAGGATGAGAAGAAAAAGCATGCTGATCTTCTATCTCTTCCTCCTCATGGGTCTGAAGTATATATTGGTGATATTCCACTTGATGCCTCGACTGAGGATTTGAAAGCATTTTGTGAGTCTATTGGGGAAGTTGCAGAG GTTCGTGTAATGAAAGGAAAAGATTCTTCTGAGAATAAGGGATTTGGTTTTGTGACATTTAAAAGTGTGGAATTGGCTTCTAAAGCCATCAAGGAGCTGAACAGTAAAGCATTTAag ggtagaaaaataaaatgttcAACTGCTCAAGCAAAACACCGTCTTTTTATTGGCAATGTTCCCAGAAACTGGGGTGATGAAGATCTCAGGAAGGTTGTATCTGATGTTGCACCTGGAGTTACTGGTTTAGAACTAGTCAAG GATATGAAGAACACTAAAAATAACCGTGGATTTGCTTTTATTGACTATTATAATCATGCATGTGCTGAATATTCAAGACAAAAGATGATGAGCTCAACATTTAAGCTAGGTGACAATGCTCCAACGGTGAGCTGGGCTGACCCTAAAAATGCTGATTCCTCTGCTTCATCTCAG GTGAGGGCAGTATATGTGAAGAACTTGCCTAGGAATGTAACTCAGGAGCAGATGAAGAAGCTTTTTGAACACCATGGGAAGATCACAAAGGTGGTTCTTCCACCACCAAAGTCTGGGCAGGAAAAGAATAGAATAGGTTTTGTACATTTTGCAGAGAGGTCAAGTGCTATGAAAGCACTAAAAAACACTGAAAGATATGAATTAGAAG GTCAAATTTTGAACTGCTCTCTAGCAAAGCCACAGGCTGATCAAAAGTCTGGAGGATCAAACTTGCAGAAGCCAGGATTGCTTCCAAGCTATTCCCCACATGTTGGTTACGGTTTGGTTGGTGCCCTTGGCGCGGGATATGGTTCCCCAGGTTTTGCACAGATG CCCTCAATGTATGGAAGGGGTGCTCCTGCTGAAATTTCCATGATGCCTATGCTTCTGGCCGACGGTCGGATTGGATATGTCTT GCAACAACCAGGTCGGGGAGTGCACTCACGAACACCACCCTTCTttcagagaggtggctggggtggtggtggtgggagtAGCAGCAGGAATGCTAGCAGTTCAAGTAAAGGAAGGCACAATAATAATAGTAGCCAGGGGCATAGATACCGCCCATATTAG
- the LOC112784404 gene encoding heterogeneous nuclear ribonucleoprotein Q isoform X4 produces the protein MPRGKANSSSVAKPSEPENPAESDEKIDFDDANDAEETMEEEIEYEEVEEEEEVEEIEEVEEVEEMEEDNSMQNSSKAEDKDEKKKHADLLSLPPHGSEVYIGDIPLDASTEDLKAFCESIGEVAEVRVMKGKDSSENKGFGFVTFKSVELASKAIKELNSKAFKGRKIKCSTAQAKHRLFIGNVPRNWGDEDLRKVVSDVAPGVTGLELVKDMKNTKNNRGFAFIDYYNHACAEYSRQKMMSSTFKLGDNAPTVSWADPKNADSSASSQVRAVYVKNLPRNVTQEQMKKLFEHHGKITKVVLPPPKSGQEKNRIGFVHFAERSSAMKALKNTERYELEGQILNCSLAKPQADQKSGGSNLQKPGLLPSYSPHVGYGLVGALGAGYGSPGFAQMPSMYGRGAPAEISMMPMLLADGRIGYVLQQPGRGVHSRTPPFFQRGGWGGGGGSSSRNASSSSKGRHNNNSSQGHRYRPY, from the exons ATGCCACGGGGAAAGGCAAATTCTTCATCAGTTGCTAAGCCATCCGAGCCTGAAAATCCAGCTGAATCTGATGAAAAGATCGATTTTGATGATGCAAATGATGCTGAGGAAACAatggaagaagaaattgaatatgaagaagtagaagaagaagaggaagtggaagaaatagaagag GTGGAAGAGgttgaagaaatggaagaagataATAGCATGCAAAACAGTAGCAAGGCAGAAGATAAGGATGAGAAGAAAAAGCATGCTGATCTTCTATCTCTTCCTCCTCATGGGTCTGAAGTATATATTGGTGATATTCCACTTGATGCCTCGACTGAGGATTTGAAAGCATTTTGTGAGTCTATTGGGGAAGTTGCAGAG GTTCGTGTAATGAAAGGAAAAGATTCTTCTGAGAATAAGGGATTTGGTTTTGTGACATTTAAAAGTGTGGAATTGGCTTCTAAAGCCATCAAGGAGCTGAACAGTAAAGCATTTAag ggtagaaaaataaaatgttcAACTGCTCAAGCAAAACACCGTCTTTTTATTGGCAATGTTCCCAGAAACTGGGGTGATGAAGATCTCAGGAAGGTTGTATCTGATGTTGCACCTGGAGTTACTGGTTTAGAACTAGTCAAG GATATGAAGAACACTAAAAATAACCGTGGATTTGCTTTTATTGACTATTATAATCATGCATGTGCTGAATATTCAAGACAAAAGATGATGAGCTCAACATTTAAGCTAGGTGACAATGCTCCAACGGTGAGCTGGGCTGACCCTAAAAATGCTGATTCCTCTGCTTCATCTCAG GTGAGGGCAGTATATGTGAAGAACTTGCCTAGGAATGTAACTCAGGAGCAGATGAAGAAGCTTTTTGAACACCATGGGAAGATCACAAAGGTGGTTCTTCCACCACCAAAGTCTGGGCAGGAAAAGAATAGAATAGGTTTTGTACATTTTGCAGAGAGGTCAAGTGCTATGAAAGCACTAAAAAACACTGAAAGATATGAATTAGAAG GTCAAATTTTGAACTGCTCTCTAGCAAAGCCACAGGCTGATCAAAAGTCTGGAGGATCAAACTTGCAGAAGCCAGGATTGCTTCCAAGCTATTCCCCACATGTTGGTTACGGTTTGGTTGGTGCCCTTGGCGCGGGATATGGTTCCCCAGGTTTTGCACAGATG CCCTCAATGTATGGAAGGGGTGCTCCTGCTGAAATTTCCATGATGCCTATGCTTCTGGCCGACGGTCGGATTGGATATGTCTT GCAACAACCAGGTCGGGGAGTGCACTCACGAACACCACCCTTCTttcagagaggtggctggggtggtggtggtgggagtAGCAGCAGGAATGCTAGCAGTTCAAGTAAAGGAAGGCACAATAATAATAGTAGCCAGGGGCATAGATACCGCCCATATTAG